In a genomic window of Octadecabacter sp. SW4:
- a CDS encoding DUF736 family protein, giving the protein MFAGTLTRNTETAAAEYTGMIHSTRFDIAIQLEARAKMSERSPDFDVTAINRSGRKVRIGTAWNETGNTSGNPYISMQIDVGLGPFRVNAVQTKEARAAQSGEFEIIPLVSNGLMKSGSISGELTAMDADNAFTGYIANMMFDLEFMLIENSYKTEETHPDYRIEVSSPRGTPIRVGSAWMAKSSRTGNDYLSLLINTPDGDLRVNAVQNEEQRGGQTFSIIPFIDSGEQPQDAGTGLSLVA; this is encoded by the coding sequence ATGTTCGCAGGAACCCTGACCCGCAACACCGAAACCGCAGCCGCCGAATACACCGGCATGATCCATTCGACGCGCTTTGACATCGCCATCCAGTTGGAGGCACGGGCCAAGATGTCCGAACGCAGCCCGGATTTTGACGTGACGGCAATCAACAGGTCGGGCCGCAAGGTGCGCATCGGCACGGCCTGGAACGAGACCGGCAACACCAGCGGCAACCCCTACATCTCGATGCAGATCGATGTCGGCTTGGGCCCCTTCCGGGTCAACGCGGTGCAGACGAAAGAGGCGCGCGCGGCCCAGAGCGGCGAATTCGAGATCATCCCGCTGGTCTCGAACGGCCTGATGAAATCCGGCTCGATCTCGGGCGAGCTCACCGCCATGGACGCCGACAACGCCTTCACCGGCTACATCGCCAACATGATGTTCGATCTGGAGTTCATGCTGATCGAGAACAGCTACAAGACCGAGGAGACCCACCCCGATTACCGCATCGAAGTCAGCTCGCCCCGGGGCACGCCGATCCGCGTCGGCTCGGCCTGGATGGCCAAGAGCAGCCGCACGGGCAATGACTACCTGTCGCTGCTGATCAACACGCCTGATGGCGACCTGCGTGTCAACGCCGTCCAGAACGAAGAACAGCGCGGTGGCCAGACCTTCTCGATCATCCCGTTCATCGACAGCGGTGAGCAGCCGCAGGATGCAGGCACGGGGCTGTCGTTGGTCGCCTAA